GGAACTGATCTAGAAAAAATGTGCACACAGCATCCGAATGCCATAGAACTGCTGAAAACAAGATTGGGCAGGTTGGAACTGAAAACTCCGGTTACGGTAGCCTCTGGTACTTTTGATCTGGAAAGCCTAGAGTTCTTTGATCCTGCCTGTTTAGGCGCATTCGTAAGTAAAACCATCACCAAAGAGCCAAAGAAAGGGAATCCACCACCCAGGCTATATGAAACGGAAGCTGGCCTTCTGAATTCTATCGGGCTGCAAAATCCAGGTTTGGAACTCTTCATCACAGAGAAGCTTCCACTGTATCGAGAAAACTTGAATATTCCTTTGATCGTTAGTTTTTCCGGCTCCAGCGTCACAGATTTCTGCTTGATGATGGAGGCATTGGAAGCATGCCCTGGTATAGCGGGATACGAGATCAATGTGTCTTGTCCCAATGTTGAAAACGAAGGTTTAGCTTTTGGTACAGATCCGGACATTGTATTTAATCTGGTTCAAAACTTGGCTCATCTCACTCAAAAAGAGCTATGCGTAAAACTGAGCCCCAATGTTAGTGATATTGCTGAGATAGCCCAAGCTGCTGAGTCTGCCGGTGCCAGTTCTCTGGCTTTGATAAACAGCTTGTGGGGGATGGCGATTGACTATCGAACCGGTCTTTCGCGCATCAAGAAGGGGATTGGCGGTTACACCGGAAATGGGATCAAACCCGTAGCACTGGCTCTTACCTATAAAGCAGCACAATCTGTTAGAATTCCCATATTGGCTATGGGTGGTATATACGATTGGCGTGATGCCTTGGAATTTATATGGGCGGGAGCCTCAGCTATTGCTTTGGGAACTGCAAACTTTGTTAATCCCTTGGCGGCTCCAGAGCTTATTATGGGCTTGGGCG
This genomic interval from Candidatus Cloacimonadota bacterium contains the following:
- a CDS encoding dihydroorotate dehydrogenase, coding for MGTDLEKMCTQHPNAIELLKTRLGRLELKTPVTVASGTFDLESLEFFDPACLGAFVSKTITKEPKKGNPPPRLYETEAGLLNSIGLQNPGLELFITEKLPLYRENLNIPLIVSFSGSSVTDFCLMMEALEACPGIAGYEINVSCPNVENEGLAFGTDPDIVFNLVQNLAHLTQKELCVKLSPNVSDIAEIAQAAESAGASSLALINSLWGMAIDYRTGLSRIKKGIGGYTGNGIKPVALALTYKAAQSVRIPILAMGGIYDWRDALEFIWAGASAIALGTANFVNPLAAPELIMGLGEFLLTEHKALEDIVGKVKI